A window of the Burkholderiales bacterium genome harbors these coding sequences:
- a CDS encoding ClpXP protease specificity-enhancing factor, which produces MKNISSKPYLIRALCEWCADSGLTPYLAVKVNERTRVPMEHVKNGEIILNISLNATRNLTLGNDLIQFSARFDGVSRELSIPLDAVNGVFAKENGQGLFFNDAPAATEQKTGEDNPSPSTPNGKPRLQVIK; this is translated from the coding sequence ATGAAAAATATTTCCAGCAAACCTTATCTGATCCGCGCGCTCTGCGAATGGTGCGCCGACAGCGGACTTACGCCTTATCTTGCGGTGAAAGTGAACGAGCGCACACGCGTGCCGATGGAACACGTCAAAAACGGCGAAATCATCCTCAACATCAGCCTGAACGCGACGCGCAATCTCACCCTGGGCAATGATTTGATTCAATTCTCGGCGCGCTTTGACGGTGTTTCACGAGAGCTTTCCATTCCCCTGGATGCGGTGAACGGAGTTTTCGCCAAGGAAAACGGCCAGGGCCTGTTCTTCAATGACGCGCCTGCTGCAACCGAGCAGAAGACGGGCGAGGATAATCCTTCTCCCTCCACGCCTAACGGCAAACCGCGCCTGCAAGTCATCAAATAA
- a CDS encoding glutathione S-transferase N-terminal domain-containing protein codes for MMTLYSGTTCLFSHRCRIVLFEKGMDFQIVDVDLYNMPEDLAVMNPYNRVPVLVERDLILYEANIINEYIDDRFPHPQLMPADPVMRARARLFLFRFELELFSQIETIEHGNQKTADKARLVICDNLTQIAPVFAKHKYMLGDEFSMLDVAIAPLLWRLDHYDIQLGKPAAPLMKYAERLFSRPAFIDSLTAAERAMRK; via the coding sequence ATGATGACCTTATACTCCGGAACCACCTGTCTTTTCAGCCACCGCTGCCGCATCGTGCTTTTTGAAAAGGGCATGGATTTCCAGATAGTGGACGTGGACCTCTACAACATGCCTGAGGACCTGGCGGTGATGAACCCGTACAACCGGGTGCCGGTGCTGGTGGAGCGCGACCTGATTCTGTACGAAGCCAACATCATCAACGAATACATTGACGACCGTTTTCCCCATCCGCAGCTCATGCCGGCCGATCCGGTGATGCGTGCCCGCGCCCGCCTGTTCCTGTTCCGCTTCGAGCTCGAACTCTTCTCGCAAATCGAGACCATCGAGCACGGCAATCAAAAAACCGCCGACAAGGCGCGCTTGGTGATCTGTGACAATCTTACGCAGATCGCGCCGGTCTTCGCCAAGCATAAATACATGCTGGGTGATGAGTTTTCCATGCTCGATGTGGCGATTGCACCGCTGTTGTGGCGGCTCGACCATTACGACATTCAATTGGGCAAGCCCGCAGCGCCGCTTATGAAATACGCCGAGCGCTTGTTTAGCCGCCCCGCGTTCATCGATTCGCTGACGGCAGCCGAACGCGCCATGCGCAAATGA
- a CDS encoding cytochrome c1, with protein sequence MKKLLLTLMLVPVAALASSDAKYDTAPVNQHDKISLQRGARIFVNYCVTCHNAAYMRYNRLQDLGLTEQQIKDNLMFAVAKRVGDTMTVAMDKSDAKDWFGAPPPDLSLIARVRGADWLYTYLRSFYRDDSTHTGWNNTVFPLVGMPHVLHELQGVQMLKTEEKTDSQGHQHEDHKLILEKPGALTPQQYDRLVADLVNYLVYMAEPARNFRVQLGMFVLIFLGILFVLTYALKKEFWKDVH encoded by the coding sequence ATGAAAAAACTCCTGCTGACTTTAATGCTTGTCCCGGTTGCGGCCCTTGCTTCAAGCGATGCAAAGTACGACACCGCACCGGTCAACCAGCACGACAAGATTTCACTGCAGCGCGGCGCGCGTATTTTCGTCAACTACTGCGTGACCTGCCACAACGCGGCTTACATGCGCTACAACCGCTTGCAGGACCTGGGCCTCACCGAGCAACAGATCAAGGACAACCTGATGTTCGCGGTGGCGAAACGCGTGGGCGATACCATGACCGTGGCGATGGACAAGAGCGACGCCAAGGACTGGTTCGGCGCGCCGCCGCCGGATTTGTCGCTGATTGCCCGCGTGCGCGGCGCCGACTGGCTCTACACCTATTTGCGCAGTTTTTACCGCGACGACAGCACGCACACCGGCTGGAACAACACGGTATTTCCGCTGGTGGGCATGCCGCACGTGCTGCACGAATTGCAGGGCGTGCAGATGCTGAAGACGGAAGAAAAGACCGATTCACAGGGACACCAGCACGAGGATCACAAGCTGATACTGGAAAAGCCGGGCGCGCTCACGCCGCAGCAATACGACAGGCTGGTCGCGGACCTGGTGAATTATCTCGTGTACATGGCCGAGCCGGCGCGCAATTTCCGCGTGCAACTGGGCATGTTTGTGCTGATTTTCCTCGGCATCCTGTTCGTGCTCACCTACGCGTTGAAGAAGGAATTCTGGAAGGACGTTCATTAG
- a CDS encoding cytochrome bc complex cytochrome b subunit, whose translation MTKKLTALLGWIDQRFPLTANWKTHLSEYYAPKNFNFWYFFGSLALLVLVLQIVTGIFLTMNYKPDANLAFASVEYIMRDVPWGWLIRYMHSTGASMFFVVVYLHMFRGLLYGSYRKPRELIWIFGMLIYLCLMAEAFFGYLLPWGQMSFWGAQVIVNLFDAIPLIGPDLALWIRGDYAVSDATLNRFFAFHVIAVPLVLLGLVVAHLIALHEVGSNNPDGIEIKKNKDPKTGIPLDGIPFHPYYTVKDIFGAVVFLLVFSIILFFAPEMGGYFLEANNFIPANPLQTPEHIAPLWYFTAFYSVLRATTEDFMWFLRLGLVVYMILAIIGVKQNHFKFAIAIIGALIFVATFVFEAKIWGVALMGASVMIFILLPWLDQSPVKSIRYRGALYKTALTLFVISFLVLGFLGTQPVNRLYTIIAQICTLIYFAFFLLMPWYTRFDRTKPEPERVG comes from the coding sequence ATGACCAAAAAATTGACCGCGCTGCTCGGCTGGATTGACCAGCGTTTTCCGCTGACCGCCAACTGGAAAACGCATCTTTCCGAATATTACGCGCCAAAGAATTTCAACTTCTGGTATTTCTTCGGCTCGCTGGCGCTTTTGGTGCTGGTGCTGCAAATTGTCACCGGCATCTTCCTCACCATGAACTACAAGCCGGATGCGAATCTCGCGTTCGCTTCGGTGGAATACATCATGCGCGACGTGCCTTGGGGCTGGCTGATACGCTACATGCATTCCACCGGCGCCTCGATGTTCTTCGTAGTGGTGTACCTGCATATGTTCCGCGGCCTGCTTTACGGCTCCTACCGCAAGCCGCGCGAGCTCATCTGGATTTTCGGCATGCTGATTTATCTGTGCCTGATGGCGGAAGCGTTTTTCGGTTATCTGCTGCCTTGGGGGCAGATGTCGTTCTGGGGCGCGCAGGTGATCGTGAACCTGTTCGACGCGATTCCCCTGATCGGTCCCGACCTCGCACTGTGGATACGCGGTGACTATGCAGTGTCCGACGCGACGCTCAATCGCTTCTTCGCCTTTCACGTAATCGCTGTGCCGCTGGTGCTGCTGGGCCTGGTGGTGGCGCATTTGATTGCGCTGCACGAGGTGGGGTCGAACAACCCTGACGGCATCGAAATCAAAAAGAACAAGGATCCCAAAACCGGCATTCCGCTCGACGGCATTCCCTTCCATCCGTATTACACGGTAAAGGACATTTTTGGCGCGGTGGTGTTCCTGTTGGTGTTCTCGATCATCCTGTTCTTTGCTCCGGAGATGGGCGGCTATTTCCTGGAAGCCAACAACTTCATTCCCGCCAATCCGCTGCAGACGCCGGAGCATATCGCGCCATTGTGGTACTTCACAGCGTTTTACTCGGTTTTGCGCGCCACCACGGAAGATTTTATGTGGTTTCTCAGACTAGGATTGGTTGTTTACATGATCCTGGCGATCATCGGCGTAAAACAGAATCACTTTAAGTTCGCCATCGCCATCATCGGCGCGCTGATTTTTGTGGCGACGTTTGTGTTTGAAGCCAAAATCTGGGGCGTGGCGCTGATGGGGGCATCGGTGATGATTTTCATCTTGCTGCCCTGGCTCGACCAAAGCCCGGTGAAGTCGATCCGCTACCGCGGTGCGCTTTACAAAACGGCGCTAACGCTGTTCGTAATCAGCTTCCTGGTGCTGGGCTTTCTGGGCACGCAACCGGTGAACAGACTGTATACTATTATTGCGCAAATCTGCACCCTTATCTACTTCGCGTTCTTCCTGCTGATGCCCTGGTACACCAGATTTGACCGGACCAAACCGGAACCGGAAAGGGTGGGATAG